A single genomic interval of Primulina huaijiensis isolate GDHJ02 chromosome 7, ASM1229523v2, whole genome shotgun sequence harbors:
- the LOC140981184 gene encoding uncharacterized protein produces MAACGGLEHIFDKPLPDNSTFLESLSPWKQIKSMKSVDDSSSFTELFGELHFKENHVNEISSSSTSLSSDSNQSGIDITGVSSIHQGKNKNPISNYDLSMHSKHYRHSDSFSSMNSESLSLCTEGLGSESSDDIEDLMGNDGCGVEWRNQEERRSMMQNTNHWGESRRSIICTREIPPPISCIGRNGKPWVCFKSFREDGRFILKEVRIPTQEFLHACRENGRLRLRFVHSDDEILVEDEEEPADKQDNEEFMNGETSQGATA; encoded by the coding sequence ATGGCAGCTTGTGGTGGTTTAGAACACATTTTCGATAAGCCATTACCAGATAACTCAACCTTTCTTGAATCCCTGTCGCCATGGAAACAGATTAAATCCATGAAATCTGTAGACGATTCGTCCTCGTTTACAGAGTTATTTGGTGAATTACACTTCAAAGAAAACCATGTTAATGAGATATCCTCTTCATCTACATCTTTATCTTCAGATTCTAATCAATCCGGGATCGATATTACTGGAGTTTCAAGCATCCATCAAGGAAAAAATAAGAATCCCATATCGAATTACGATCTCTCGATGCATAGTAAACATTACAGGCATAGTGATTCCTTTTCATCCATGAATTCTGAGAGTTTGTCACTGTGCACTGAAGGGCTCGGCTCTGAAAGCTCCGATGACATCGAAGATTTGATGGGAAATGATGGTTGTGGTGTTGAATGGAGGAATCAAGAAGAGAGGAGGAGTATGATGCAAAATACTAATCATTGGGGTGAATCTAGAAGATCAATAATCTGCACAAGGGAGATTCCTCCACCTATTTCATGTATAGGAAGAAACGGGAAGCCATGGGTTTGTTTTAAATCATTTAGAGAAGATGGAAGATTCATTCTTAAAGAAGTACGGATCCCAACACAAGAATTCTTGCATGCATGCCGTGAAAACGGGCGTTTACGGTTGCGGTTCGTCCATTCCGATGACGAAATTCTTgtagaagatgaagaagaaccTGCAGACAAACAAGATAATGAAGAGTTTATGAATGGCGAAACGAGCCAGGGAGCCACGGCGTAG